GCGGGAGATCGCCACGCCGCCCGGCACCTACGACCTCTGCCGTTGCGGCAAGACCTCGACGCGCCCCTTCTGCGACCTGACTCACGAGAAGCAACACTTCGACGGGCGCGAGACTGCCAGCAGGCTGCCTTTCCGCGAACAGGCCGAGAGCTGGGAGCGCGAAGGCGAAGTCCTCTCTGACGTGCAGGACTTGTGCTTTTCGGCGGGGTTCTGCGGCACGCGGACGCGCAATATCTGGGACATGTTCGCGGAGTCGAACGACCCCGCCGAGCGTGATCTGATGCGAGAGATGGTGTTCCGCTGCCCCTCCGGGCGCATCGTGCTCTCCGACCATGAGGGCTTCTCGAAGGAGTCGCCGCTCCCGCCGAGCATCGCCGTGCTGCCGGGAGGCCCCATCTGGGTCCGGGGCGGCATCACGATCATCGGCACCGACGGGACTCCCTGGGAGCCGCGCAACCGCGTCACGGTCTGCCGCTGCGGCCGCTCTCGCAACAAGCCCTTCTGCGACGGCACCCACATGCGCATCCACTTCGACGAGCGATAGGCGAGCAGCGCTCGGCCTCTCGCCGCCAACGAAATGAGGAGAGGCCCCCCTTCGCGAGGGGCCCCTCCTCATAGGAAGCTCGCTTGAAGTCGAAGCCTGCGCCTACGACCGCCGTGCGGCCAGGGCAAGCGCGCCAAGGCCGGACACGCCGAGAAGCGTAAGGACCGCGAAGGGCAACCAGCCGAAGCCGGCTTCGTCCAGCATGCCGCCGCTGCCCGTGCGCGGCAGCGCCGACGGCGTCGCCGCGGGTTGGGCCGCCGCGGGCAGCGTCAACTGGAAGCGGGCGAACCCGCCGGGGTTGTCGCGCGAGTGGGCATTGAAGTAGAAGTTGCCCGCGCGCAGG
This DNA window, taken from Dehalococcoidia bacterium, encodes the following:
- a CDS encoding CDGSH iron-sulfur domain-containing protein; its protein translation is MAEEQWIEIIPHGPYRVHGNVPLSEMAPVHTFNGEPVAWHTLREIATPPGTYDLCRCGKTSTRPFCDLTHEKQHFDGRETASRLPFREQAESWEREGEVLSDVQDLCFSAGFCGTRTRNIWDMFAESNDPAERDLMREMVFRCPSGRIVLSDHEGFSKESPLPPSIAVLPGGPIWVRGGITIIGTDGTPWEPRNRVTVCRCGRSRNKPFCDGTHMRIHFDER